The window TGTTTATAAAATGAGTAATACCATTCGTTTGTTGCGATTTCCCTTTATGATTTTTGCAGAGCTATGGGGGTTAGTAGGAATTGTCTTTTGCTTTTGTTTATTAATGACCCATTTGTTAAGGCTTAAATCATTAGGTAGACCCTTTTTGGAACCCATTTACCCTCCAAGAATGGCGGATATTAAAGATGCATTTGTTCGACTCTCTTTTAGCCAACTGTCAACAAGACCAAGTTATTTACGGACTGAAAAGCCAGACCGTTTTAATAAACAAAAGGCCAAGAAAAAGAAGGATATTGATGAATAAATTGAAACTTCAATCAGCATACTTCGGGTAGGTAAAGTGGGACATACTTAGTCTGTAGTAAAGTTTTCCATTTTTTTAGAAGGAGGGGATTAGGGATGAAGCAAGAGGTCGCAGAAAATGTAAAGATATCCCCTTTTCTTGTTTACTATCTAATTATTGGGATGCAGATTGGCATTGGTGTCCTTAGCTTTCAGCGCATAATAGCAAAGGATGCTGGTTATGATGCTTGGATCTCCGTCCTTGTTGCTGGTCTCATTATTCATGTGATTTTATGGATGATGTACAAAATCGTTGAAACAGCTGAAGGTGATCTTTTCCATGCAAATCAATATATCTTCGGGAAAATATTTGGGAAAATCATCAGTGCCATTTTCATTGGCTATTTTTGTCTTTATGCCACAACAGTATTGAGATCCTTTGTTGAGGTTATCCAAGTATGGATGTTCCCTGACATCAGCATATTCAGGTTTTCCTTCGCCTTTTTGATTCTCTGTGTTTACATTGTGTTTGGTGGCATTCGCACCGTGACCGGGATTGCGTTTTTTGGATTCGTTTTACCTGCCTATTTAATATTCACTTTTTCTTATACAATACGTTTTAGCGATTTCACCAATATCCAACCAATCTTAGATCATTCGTTTAAAGATATGAAGAATGCGTTCTTTCATATGTCGCTAACTTATACTGGGTACGAAACCCTGCTATTTATCTATCCGTTCATTAAGGATCCAAACAAATCCAAGAAGTGGGCCCATCTATCAGCATTAACTACAACTGTTTTTTATACCATTCTGACACTTATTACGTTTGCCTACTTTTCCGAAAAACAACTTCAAGAAACGATATGGCCTACATTAAACATGTGGAAAATTGTTGAGCTTCCGTTCGTAGCACGTTTTGAATATGTTGGAATCGCCAACTGGAACCTAATTGTTTTGCCTAACGTTTGTATCTCACTTTGGATTGCCGGTCGATTATGTAAGCAAATTTTCCATATTCGACAGCGGACTGGAGTA of the Bacillus sp. 1NLA3E genome contains:
- a CDS encoding GerAB/ArcD/ProY family transporter — its product is MKQEVAENVKISPFLVYYLIIGMQIGIGVLSFQRIIAKDAGYDAWISVLVAGLIIHVILWMMYKIVETAEGDLFHANQYIFGKIFGKIISAIFIGYFCLYATTVLRSFVEVIQVWMFPDISIFRFSFAFLILCVYIVFGGIRTVTGIAFFGFVLPAYLIFTFSYTIRFSDFTNIQPILDHSFKDMKNAFFHMSLTYTGYETLLFIYPFIKDPNKSKKWAHLSALTTTVFYTILTLITFAYFSEKQLQETIWPTLNMWKIVELPFVARFEYVGIANWNLIVLPNVCISLWIAGRLCKQIFHIRQRTGVIGATVVCLIASSLLTTRIQISILGDFLGNMSFIFDFVYVPGLFIAIMIAKKVKKHG